GTTGTCTTTTTCGCTGCGAGAGGGCGAACCTGTCGGCCTGTCCCATGCGCTGGGGGATATCGTCGTTTCCGTGGAGACGGCGGAGCGCCAGTCTGGCCGATTCGGCCATTCCCTGGCGGAGGAAATCGACGAGTTGTTGTTTCATGGTTTTCTCCATCTTTTGGGATGCGATCATGAAAACGATTCCATCCGAAATTGGATGGAGAGAGAATTCTCGCTGCGGATGGATCTTCAACGGTTGAATGCGCCGCATATTCCAAAAGGATTGATCGGCGGCGATCATCATATCGAATAGAGAGGGGAGGAGAGACTGGCGCTTTTTAATTGTTCGGTAAGGGGCGCCTAAATTTAGGATATGCAAGATATTCTGCGTATGGGTGCGATAATCGTTTCGGCTGTGGAATCGGGGAAAATGGACATGGCAGCGAGCGCGGATGAGACGAATCTTCTCATCCAGGCGGTTGTATTTGTTCTCTGCGTATTGGCTTCCGCCTTCTTTTCCGGGGCCGAGACGGCGTTGACTTCCATGACGAAGATCCGCGTCAAGCGGCTATTCGGCGAGGGGGAAGAAGTCTATAAAAAATTGGAGCCGTGGCTGCACAATCCAAACCACTTTCTCGCCACGATTCTTGTAGGAAACAATTTCGTCAATATTCTCGCTTCGGTTTTGGCGGCGAATATTTGCGAAACCATCCTCCTCACTTGGTTTTCCGCTTCCATCGCATTCGCTTACGGTTCCGCCGTGGCTGTCGCTATCGCCACATTCCTGCTGCTCGTCTTCGGCGAGATTGTCCCCAAAACGTACAGCAAAGAGCACGCCGTTCGCATCTCCCAAAAGGTAATCGGCCCTTTGAGCGCTATGTACCGGGTTTTGCGGCCCGTGATCGCCCTTTTTCTGTTTCTATCGAATTCGATCATTCGCCTTTTCGGCGGACCGGCGATTAAGGAACTTTCCACGTTGACGGAGGACGATATCCGAGCCTTGATCGAAATGAGCGAAAAGGAGGGGGTGCTTGAAGAAGAAGAGCGAGAGATGATTCACAGCATCATCGATTTCGGCGACCTTCACGTCAACGAAATTATGACCCCGCGCGTTGATTTTCACGCCATCAACGTGGATCTTTCCTGGGATCGCGCCAAGGAAGAAGCGGTCAAGCACGGTCATTCGCGCATACCCGTTTACGAAAACGACCTGGACCATATCGTCGGCGTACTCTACGTCAAGGATTTGCTGCGGGAGGGAAACGGCCATTCCCATATCGTCCTTCGCGATATTTTGCGCCCCTCTCTGATTGTGCCTGAAACCAAAAAGGTGAGCGAATTGCTCACAATGTTCCGTAAAGAGAAAAATCACATGGCCATCGTCGTGGACGAGTATGGACTCACGACGGGACTGGTCACCATCGAAGACGCCTTGGAAGAGATCGTCGGCGACATTCAGGACGAATACGACGATGAACTGCCGGAATACGAAATCGGTGAAGATGGCGCTATCGTGGCCGACGCCAAGATCAATCTGTACGATCTTTCGGAACTCTTGGAAGAGGAATTTCCGGAGGAAGACGTGAAAACATTAGGCGGTTTCATCTCTTCGATTTCGGGAACGGTACCGGAAATCGGAGAAGAAGTCCGTTATAAGGATTTTCTCTTCGTCATCCTCGATTCCGACGAACGGCGCATTATCCGCGTGAAAATCGTCCGCGAGGCGAAGGACTCCCCTGAAGCGAATTCCCGCCCGGAAAAGGAACGAAACGATCGCCATCAAGCCGATGAACCTAAAAATAATAGTTAATGATTCGTAGGGAGGCTCCGGCGGCGCCCTTCGCGATTATGACGCGCCCCATTCGCCTATTACGCGAAAGGGGATCATTGTAGGCATCGAATTAGGAGATAAAATTTTGCTGCGGCGATTTCGTAACTATTTTTTATCCGGTTTGTTGGTCGTCGTGCCCATCGGGGTGACGATTTGGATTATCTGGGGCATCTTCGTTTTCCTGGATGCATGGTTCCAAGACCTATTGGTTTATTATGATTTGACCGAAACCCTCAAAACCGGGGGATGGTTTATTCCCCAATACGGCGTCGGATTCCTTTTGACGATTTTAATCATCGGCGTGCTCGGCTTTACGACCCAGTTGTATATCGGGCGCAAAATTTTCGATCTTGTGGATTTGTTGTTTCTCCGCACGCCTTTCATTTC
This window of the Candidatus Omnitrophota bacterium genome carries:
- the ybeY gene encoding rRNA maturation RNase YbeY — its product is MDVFIEAAYNREDVDLERHERFARLLLEAASERDGELSVALVDDAAIQELNLRYRGVDAPTDVLSFSLREGEPVGLSHALGDIVVSVETAERQSGRFGHSLAEEIDELLFHGFLHLLGCDHENDSIRNWMEREFSLRMDLQRLNAPHIPKGLIGGDHHIE
- a CDS encoding hemolysin family protein, with product MAASADETNLLIQAVVFVLCVLASAFFSGAETALTSMTKIRVKRLFGEGEEVYKKLEPWLHNPNHFLATILVGNNFVNILASVLAANICETILLTWFSASIAFAYGSAVAVAIATFLLLVFGEIVPKTYSKEHAVRISQKVIGPLSAMYRVLRPVIALFLFLSNSIIRLFGGPAIKELSTLTEDDIRALIEMSEKEGVLEEEEREMIHSIIDFGDLHVNEIMTPRVDFHAINVDLSWDRAKEEAVKHGHSRIPVYENDLDHIVGVLYVKDLLREGNGHSHIVLRDILRPSLIVPETKKVSELLTMFRKEKNHMAIVVDEYGLTTGLVTIEDALEEIVGDIQDEYDDELPEYEIGEDGAIVADAKINLYDLSELLEEEFPEEDVKTLGGFISSISGTVPEIGEEVRYKDFLFVILDSDERRIIRVKIVREAKDSPEANSRPEKERNDRHQADEPKNNS